Genomic DNA from Gimesia aquarii:
TCCAAAATGGTGCTAATACCCTTCTGATTGTTGATGTCAAAAATCCTTCCAAGCCTAAACGGATTCTAAAAGAAAACCGTCACGGGTTGCTCTATGGCGATCAACTGCTGAGAGGGTTGGTCGAGAACCGCTATGCAGCCGCGTTCTGGCATGTCTCAGGAACCCATTGGTATGACCTGCAAAATAGCTCTCACTCTGAGCCAAAATTCAGCGGAGATAATCACCCTGAACGCTTTGGTGCCTCAAATGGATTAATCGCGGTTGGCAATGAAGCACTCGTCACAACACGTGGTGGATATGTTTTGCTTGATCGAAAAGAACAACGTCCTTTCAAGGAATCAACTTTGCATCGATTAGGCACTCGTCGACATCATTTGGGAAAACCGTCTATTTTTAACAATCGGCTTTACATCGCAGATCGAGCAACGGGCCTCGTTACTATTGCCAACGTTTCTGACCTCACAAAGCCGCAATTAATCAAACAATTTCACACCATTGGAAATCCGGGCAGAATTTGTGTTCATCACGACAAGATGCTGATTCCCGATGGTCCTCATGGCTTAATGGTATTCGATCAATAGTCTCTATTCTTGAAGTATCACTAGGCGGTGTGGAAAATCAATTGTGTGACGCATCTTTTATCTCTACTACTTATCGAGATGTAGTTTTGTGAGGACAGGACGGACGCCGATTGAGGAACGGCGGTCCTTCGGGGCGGCGTAGTAGCGATTTGCCGACCGACAGTAACGGCCCCAATAGGAATGACGTCCGTCCCTGATGAGCCTTTGTGGCGCGGGCATGAGTTGCACCGGATCAACGCCGCCCTTCGCACTTGCGTGGTACCAGTCGAGGCACCACTCGCACAGGTTGCCATGCATGTCGTGTAAGCCCCAGGCGTTGGAAGGGTAACTGCCAACCTCTGCCGTTCGGCCGAGATTCGGACCTTCTTCGGCACCGTTGTATGGACGACCTCCATCGAAATTCGCCTGCTTGCTGCTCAGCTTGTCGCCGAAGTACGTTGCGGTCAGCGTTCCGGCTCGACAGGCGAATTCCCACTCCGCGTCCGTCGGCAATCGGTATTCGTAGCCCTTCGGCAGCTTGCCAGCCTCGCGGTCGAGTTGAGTGAGCTTCCGGCAGAATTCAGCCGCTTCAGTGTGGTTGATTTGATAGACGGGGAAACGGTCACCAGCGCCTACTGTCCGCTGTCTCAGGATCGGCCCCATCACTCGCTTCCATTCGCCCTGAGTCACTTCATACCTTCCGATAAAAAACGGCTTACTGAGCGTCACTTCTTGATGTCTCTCTCCGCCCTTTCGATCCACTTCGTCTCGTGGACTTCCCATTGGAAACGTTCCCGGCGGGATCACACACAGCTGCATCCCGATAGAGTTCTCGACGATCATATCGACTCCGAGATGAT
This window encodes:
- a CDS encoding formylglycine-generating enzyme family protein, which encodes MMPHLMKRLTAFVFAAMMLSAVATNADDSTEPEPVLMTKHALTAKQAQAIQKAWADHLGVDMIVENSIGMQLCVIPPGTFPMGSPRDEVDRKGGERHQEVTLSKPFFIGRYEVTQGEWKRVMGPILRQRTVGAGDRFPVYQINHTEAAEFCRKLTQLDREAGKLPKGYEYRLPTDAEWEFACRAGTLTATYFGDKLSSKQANFDGGRPYNGAEEGPNLGRTAEVGSYPSNAWGLHDMHGNLCEWCLDWYHASAKGGVDPVQLMPAPQRLIRDGRHSYWGRYCRSANRYYAAPKDRRSSIGVRPVLTKLHLDK